acacatgcatacatacatatataaatatatatatatatatatatatatacacacacacacatacatatatatatatatatatatatatatatatatatatatatatatatatatatatatatatatatatatatatatatatatatatatatatttatttatatgttacgGTCAtattgaggaattggtcattttgcaaactgcccggtcattttggaaaatgaccaaaatatctgtcagtatgcaaaatgcccaaataattgtggtcattttggaaaatgaccagaagtttggtcattttggaaaatgactattagtatcgttggtcagtTTGTGAAattaccccaatagctgctggtcattatgcaaaaataaacaaatagtaacttaaaattgattaggaaaagtttAAGTGTCAGTTAGTTCTTACGGAGGTTCGGTCGAGGACGGAAATATTCgtgctcctctcatcacttatttgttgcaCGTATATTTTACACTGAAAAGTTTCAAAATGGAAAGTAAGAAAACtattttccaaacaaaacttctagagtctgaagaaaagaaagctacaaatagttcaagtttatttccccgggaagattacgaacgagtaattagtcgcctgaatgaacttgaacaatctaatcctacgaagactaagcaggattatcgtatattacaaaaatatgaaatacggAAGGTCACAATTGAGGGTACCACCGTGCAAAAGTTGCAGAAGCTCAGCTGTGATTCGTTTGTGCTGAAGACGTGTTTGATGTACTTCTAGCTATTCATCGCACAATTGGCCACGGAGGAAGAACTAGTGTAaggcaaccaaagaaaaatatgcaaacatttcacgTGATCAGATAACGCTGTTCTTGCAGTATTGTGAGGAATGTCAGCTAAAGAAAAGTAGTGTGCGGAAGTGTGTGGTTGTCAAGCCAATCGTCTCGAACAGCATGAATTCTCGAGCTCAGGTTAGtaacgaaacaaataaacattatcattcACTAAGTTATTGTAGGAATTTCCTAGCCTTCCAATCTAACcttaatgtaataaattatatgcatgaccctactactactactactactactactactactactactaccactactaataataataattctgctaacaataataattatgatgatgtattTGCATTACTTATAATTTTGTCTTGTACTGTGTCTTTGCAGGTTGACTTGATTGATATGCAGAGTCAACCAGATGGGAACTATCGTTTCATTTTCAATTACCAGGATCACTTGACCAAGATGATATGCCTTCGAGCCCTACAGACTAAGACTGCCAAGGAGGTAGCTTTCACCTGGTTGACATTTTCTGTGATAAAGGAGCCCCTCATATTCTTCAATCTGACAATGGGAGAGAATTTTCAAATAAGGTAATCAAGGAAGTTCTGGCTATGTGGGCAGAATGTAAGCTAGTTCATGGGAAACCAAGATATTCTCAATCACAGGGTTCCGTGGAACGAGCAAACAGAGATGTTGAAGCAATACTCGCTTGCTGGATGAAAGACAACAACACTACACAATggtcaaatggactgcgctttgttcagtggcagaaaaacactcgcttccattctggaattggcaggacaccttatgaagccatgtacggagaaaaggctcatcttggtatttctcctgtcaacataccagaagaaataatggaaggcaTGGAGACAGAGGAGCAGCTTGCAGAAGCACTTTGTTTAGTTAATGAAGAAGATCAAAAGTAGAACAGGGGAAAAGTGCTGAAAGTTGTGCCATAAATTGCAACTCGTGTGGTCAAAACattccatgtcatccttctggtcagtgttgttcaactgtaaatgacaatgttgatgaccGTGTGCTCTGTTGCCTATGCAAAAGAAATCGTAGCATTCTGGCTGAACGAAGGGAATCGAAAATacaacaagagaagcaagctaaaaaaatgaaggataaatcagTACAGCGTTTCAAGCCAGCCCTTGCAGGGGACACTTGTCATGGTTCTtattccacttgttgaccgtggacgagtggagtttgcgaatgcaaaggcaattataactgagACAATGGATGGTGGAACTTACAAACTAGGGACAAAACATGGTTTACTTAAACAGGTGTATAGTCGGAATCAGTTCACTTTATGTGCTGAAAAATTTATGTCACTCGAAGAGGTAATAAAGGATCGCGAAGTCAGTCTGCGAGAGGTAGCTATTGCAGACTTGATGGGACATGACCAGGGGATCAGTAAGTGTAGCTGCAACCAGTCATGTCGGAGCAGACGCTGTAAATGCTTCAAAAACGAAGTATTGTGCAACGGCATATATAAATGCAGCAACTCTTGTTCAAACAAGTcagataatgctaattttgataattgttgaaataattttcaagttcagttttagttctttcaatattctaatatacttgtaatgtgtaatgtaagtttttaatgttgaataaataaaacacacacctttattaatacttaAACTTTTCCTAATCAATTCTAAGttgctatttgtttatttttgcataatgaccagcagctattagggtaactttacaaaatgaccaacgatactaatagtcattttgcaaaatgaccaaacttctagtcattttccaaaatgaccacaattatttgggcattttgcatactgacagatattttggttattttccaaaatgaccaattcctccaaatgaccataacatatatatatatatatatatatatatatatatatatatatatatatatatatatatatatatatatatatatatatatatgtatatatatatattatttatatatatacagtatatattcatatatttatatatatgcttatacatatatatatatatatatatatatatatatatatatatatatatatatatatatatatatatatatatatatatatatatatatatatatgtatatatcccatgTAGAGgggtaatgagacgtcggaatatggtttttttttttagatttattacaaaaggttcgttcgtaagtacactttaCACAacaaccctctcaggtgagggacttgtcaactcgagcgcccaaaggcaactaaactccctttgctaccaaaatgcaaccGTTTACAATAAAATACTGAGACATAtgcttttgtggaatactcatgaatattgagttcatttgccttgacgtacaagacatctctacatacatgaattaggatattaaccccccccccccagctcctcacTCCTGGAGGacgtgcgcactcgccctcactagtctatgatatatggaggacactccaacccggaataggcatggcatgtactaaacggaAATgcaacataatttatatatatatatatatatagcagtaccagctgaactcggttgagtccctgattaggctgaaggaacatagagagtagaggtcccctttttgttttgtttcattgttggtgtcggctaccccccaaaattgggggaagtgccttggtatatagatatatatatatatatatatatatatatatatatatatatatatatatatatatatatatatatatatatatatatatatatatatatatcaccctaatAAAATatcacatcttccacaaaaaaataaaatatgaaatattgcatttaaaaatgtacacaaaacaatataaataattccactcatttcttcttaagacctctgcaactgaaatacagaatcccgaaagcgaaaaaaaaaatcataacatcagttttacacagcCTCATcagtaacctccctctggttgcaggcaatacgggtTTCTTGGGctggataggggtaggaatagatatcccTTCATCCCTCGTTTTTACTTGTCCggatttacggcacaatttcgcaacacatctcagtACCACCGTTTTGCCATTTGGTTAAATCATTACAACTCTtgtacttgcaactttcaaccggtggccactagccgttttcccgagaaaatcattcatcttcccgcccttctcataacattaagtataaggtattcacatctatacattctctaacactgcctatcctcaaggctgaactttaatcccgcaaccACTTTCCAtatgggaaccgccccggccccagcaaccaggaatcatataaatacataatagtacagcatccgcctgacggatctcacttgacctatttaacccctgattgtttttaggttccctCAACAAtcttatacgtatttccacactcagcaaaattaccacaacattttaagtataaatttagcatcaacataagaataCATTGTTACCATCAATTTTATTTAAAACacgccaaaagaagaaatgaggtctgttcaaacaacaacaacagtaatggaaaaaaaaaaattctactcatcaaattgagggatgtcacgtatgcaaggAAAAGGAGGAGCACTTTTGAAAACTAcgtcttcaggcaccacatgtatgtgtgcctgatgatgttcagacactgcaccattaacaatgctttgtatcataactgtgttagacttaaccatctttactcggtaaggacccaaatacgctggctctagtttgtgtttcctaggttgtgatcgtttcaaatacacacaattgcccacaaatacttttaccggtgcggttttgaaccgaccttCATACTTTgggctgtgattttcattagctcttttcaaaaacctttcagtggtgttccttactctcctcaatagatttaataaatatacacagtattgctcagttgaataatttggcaattgttgcgaattagtGAGTACCGtaaatggtaacacaggatcctgtccatacactaaaaagaaaggcgtgtccctgagcgaagcattatatgcaatgttcaaagctagctcagctgtaagaagcatggcgtgccaatgaagggggtcgtcAGCCACTAAGTAACTTAAAATGTGCACTACtttcctattatgcgattctactaagccatttgctgaaggcctatatgcagtcactgaaaagtgttcaattttcatcaagtccgtgaccaatttcaccaccttatttataaactcaagacccaTATAACTTACCAAAATTTTCGAGCAACCAAATCTAGTAATGAAAGTGCACAGTGccttggctaatgaatttgctgatttatccaacattgcgtaagtatgagtgtaccgagtaaatgcatccataaatacacatacatacttatgttgcGTTAAACtattaggaaatggtcctactacatccatgtGCACTCTATaagatttaataggaatcacaggccactttctggcttctggtacagtgtttttatgttctttgaaacagctaCAAGCATGAAAACCTTTTATGTACTTCTCTATaggttttttcattcctaaccaaaaaagggattcacatgctctccttaatgttatatcaatccctaaatgccctgcatacggacttacatgtacaatgtggatggctcgtttagttaaagagggggaaagggacaaCTCGTGCacgaaattcccctcccctcttcttgtaagcacaatataagatatcattttcattaaaaaatttctcatgaggcacattcagaaatgatgaataACTCTCTGATttcccttttaatcactgctcgcactctttctatCCATTCCTCTATTTTCTGttcctcttggacttcttttatgtcccaacctcccaagtcaatcaaacctgcatcatcagggcattcattctggatacccctagtcatgtcctcggtcacccacgtATATTCCCCTTCtccgttcgtctctctctctctctctctctctctctctctctctctctctctctctctccccccccccgtcTTCTGcatgctagttaaggcagctttcaaatggttaaaggccctttcttcttcccctccccaatttattactttttgtttctttaaagcatctaagggtctcgttatctctccaaaacctcttatgaatttacggtaatacccagcaagtcctaggaacccagctacatccttagagttacgtggcctggggaaacctatgatagccgctactttactggggcagggttggataccttcttgcttattcttcttctttgtgacctaaaaattcgacctgtttacagaaaaatttgcactttgacaaattaattttcataccattacgtcgcaatacttctaaaactttacatatattattattatattttttggccgtttttcctgtaattatgatatcatctaaataaacaagaacattatagccaattaagggtgacaaaactgccatcattactctagaaaaatgacttggagcatttttaacactgaaaggaagaaaattaaactgaaataattaatCGTTAGCTATacatgccgttttacatttactgtcttcctgaatgggtatttgatagtatccagattttaaatcaacagttgtagaatatttactatctcgtactttcacaagtaattcttcgatcgagggcaatggaaatgcattatcctcagtgactgcattcaacttcctataatcaacacacaatcttaccgagtcatcctttttcctaacagctacaattggagaagcataaggggatttgctctcctcgattatcctttgttcccctaatttattaatttccctttctatctctccctggaaatgaataggtactttataaggccttgacatgatcggctccgcctgtccagtttcaatgctaaggggaaatcaatcaatcctcccgggtggctcatctccaattgctattacatcggaataattattgacaatgtcactaactacaggctgatattcttaCGGACATAattttgtgcttgcataatcaaattctgcgCGCGTTTGTCTGtgagggctggagttgtggctcccaacatcccattataagcaatttcacataactaatttgcactcagaatcacttcctaaaacatctcttttatttgacaaattaactatcgtcatatcagctctgttctcttttatttctgtcaagccctctaatatcatatgggcccaattgtcatggggtttaacaactaccttggtgccttccgcaagagggcgacacagggtcatAGATATGCTcctaagggtctggggagacaaaacTTCTCCTCTGTCAGGCACAGCTGTTACCCtgcttaaatgtctctccgagctaacacacgcacttattctctcatgactttcatCCGCAAactgtaccctcctgcttttactgttattgtatcttttcccccaaaaaaatgcaaatttcattattagagataaaatcaattcctaaaatagcctcgattccaggAATTCCtgaggtgggcaagacaaaaaaaccatgtgtaaacttcacagaccccaccttaaattggacgattgttgtatggtttatgtgtagtttatttcctcctggcatgtcaagaacaatggatgccgctggctgtagtggatttgaggagaattttattttcaatcagtgaaacgctggctcctgtgtcaatcagcgcacggatggatttatctggtaggtcaactgtcactgctaacattcctagatggcttttatgagatatggggcacgggccaatgacctcagctgcaatgccgctggccCCTAGTGCTGCGTGGTTAAGGTcgagggtaccgatggaggtcccattTCCTGATCTGTTACGTCTGTCGTTACtgtttcctcggctactgcttgtgatgtcagggggggggggaggcctcgaactccctcgtctcccccttcctctgtttccttttcctcggatgttgcatggggggaggtgtgcgtgtgccacagcccgcccggccTAAATATTTTTTGTTGATCACTCTCAAGAtggatgaccgtaggcctgacaaatgTAACAGGGGGAGGGGGATCTTTGGGTGGggtactccactcgttggtgcccctcacCCCCACTATGCCAGCATTTaatttgctgactgcgttctcctctAACCCCcttcgggggtcgactgcctctcgtGGCTGCCAATTTCTCAGAATcgggcccgttattcccagtcattttttcttctggcaaactgtctaaaatgttttgtatcgcactcactacatctgctaacgagcgattgccaTCGAACAAATAACGGCATAAATACAAgtttaccaatctgcgaatatgtttatgggcaattgcctttttatcaccttctgggagattggcacacCAGGTAGGAAACGattcgcaatcccgaaaaatgccagttgcaaaactaagaacggattcaccttcccatattttgggtttgtaattttcttttaggtctccctttctcgcatcaggcaaggcatacttctcaattaaacgtcgttttatttcagtttaacttcttaaactgtcttgcggccaacacattacctccattgccggagtatctttcagcaatctaattacttgaatagctttttctctttccgaccacccatatgtagctacttcaaagtctctcaaaaacacttgaatcgattgaaacccttcgttaggtcgttgatcatcaaatgcctaacacttgcctggagttctggcaactttcgaactacgatttgcgtatcttcattcggctctgcatgtgtactttcaattgtgtgcgtttgaacttcgtccatgtatgtcggatatgcGGTGGTTGCgagccgctcctgttctcgttccaccaacagtctgttcattaactgttgtaagttatctaacttattttccaatacttacgttctaatttcctgtctatattcttcatcggcaacgctatatcccactgctccttctaTCTCatttcctgcagcagcagcatctgctatgttagtccttgtgtatctaggcatcttgaacttttattttaccggctcaaagaacaacttcactcacagcatacacaaaagacatatttttttacacctgacaccaatatgacccatgtagacggataatgagacatcggaatatgggttttcttcctttattacaaaaggttcgttcgtaagtacactgtacacaactaccctctcaggtgagggacttgtcaactcgagcgcccaaaggcaactaaaactTCCTTCGCTACCAAAATTCAACCATGTACAATAAcaagctgagacataggttttgtggaatactcatgaatattaagttcatttaccttgatgtataaGACatctctacatacatgaattaggatatatatatatatatatatatatatatatatatatatatatatatatatatatatatatattctatatacattatatatattctatatatattctatatatatatatatatatatatatatatatatatatatatatatatatatatatatatatatatataaaacgatactagtcaggatttaatcttatatttcctattcgcATTTCCCCAGTGGAtcttttgtatctgagcatcaccTTTCCCTGTGAtggctgtgcatatatatatatatatatatatatatatatatatatatatatatatatatatatatatatatatatatacatatacacatttaaattatcattaaacaAGTTTTGGAAAATATAATGTTAGTAAAGGAACTGTGCCgtcttacactatatatatatatatatatatatatatatatatatatatatatatatatatatatatatatatatatatatatatatatatatatatatataatatatatatgcatatatatatatatgtatatatacacatttaaattatcattaaataagttctggaaaatataattttagtaaAAGAACTGTGTCGTCCTACTGCGTTCCACTTTCTGGCTTGCCATATTTCATGCCATCATTAGTAGGCTATATAGGACAACAGCATTGTGTAATAGTATATCAACTTATATTGTAAGGTCATCAATAGCTTCAAGATTCCATGAAATATGAGGTGAAGGTTAAATATTGTAAGGTCATCAATAGCTTCAAGATTCCATGAAATATGAGGTGAAGGTTAAATATTGTAAGGTCATCAATAGCTTCAAGATTCCATGAAATATGAGGTGAAGGTTAAAGTAGTAGACAAAGGAAAACCTGTGTCCTTTGCCAGTTCTTCATATATTGAATAGGTATTcttgaaagaaataaataaaaaatatgttctAATATCCTCTGACTTAATAATTAAATATTAGTATTTAGTTTAATAAGGACATAATACTCCAGTAACTCCACAGTCAAGTCATGGTGACAGCCAGTTGGTTCGTGCTGAAGGGATTTTCACTTGAAGGGATTGTAGGGCTGAACAGCTGTTCAGTTCCTAGAATCCTAATGTTCTGTTGTTATATTTCGATAAAAATTTGTTTGTTAAAGGACAAATTTCAACCGGAGATGTTTGATCTTataaaaatttaagaaacattacTATGCAGAAACCGAAAAACACACATAAAAAACTTATTTTCTGTGATGTTCCTAAGAATATTCCAATAGGTACAACTAGAAAATTAATTATACTTCAATTTGTGTCAAATTTAATTCGTGTCATATTATGGTAGAATCAACTGTTACAGATATAAACAGATTTTGTTTATACTAAGGGATTTTTAACATGGTGAATAAAACTCATTTAACTGTGCATCTGATTTGTCACTGGTTGAAGATTTGAACCTGTGACGGGCAATGTGactggccaagagtaggttgtgactcaaaaggcgagatgaaaacaactgagtacctttattacagaacatcgagtttatatacacaccaagtcccggtaagaaggtcacaaaatacaacaggctatctCATGTCCGatcagcaaccggttctgttaacagttaacaataagaaaaacagacaggctGATGCAAGTTGCtgacagtgcgaggggagagcgaagatacaaaggataatatatacaaaaaaagagaaatgtccttactatgta
This DNA window, taken from Palaemon carinicauda isolate YSFRI2023 chromosome 10, ASM3689809v2, whole genome shotgun sequence, encodes the following:
- the LOC137648085 gene encoding KRAB-A domain-containing protein 2-like gives rise to the protein MNSRAQVDLIDMQSQPDGNYRFIFNYQDHLTKMICLRALQTKTAKEVIKEVLAMWAECKLVHGKPRYSQSQGSVERANRDVEAILACWMKDNNTTQWSNGLRFVQWQKNTRFHSGIGRTPYEAMYGEKAHLGISPVNIPEEIMEGMETEEQLAEALCLVNEEDQK